GTCGTCGTGGTCGGCACCTCGATCGTCGCGGTCCGCCGTCGGCTGCCGTACGAGGCCTGGCACGTGATCCACCTGCTCAGCTACGCGGCGGTGCTCGTCGCGTTCCCGCACATGACCACCGGCAGCGTCCTCGGTGCGGGCAGCTGGCAGCGGGCCTACTGGATCGCGCTGTACGTCGCCGCGTTCGGACTCGTCGCCCTGTACCGGTTCGTGCTGCCCGTCGTCGTGACCTTCCGGCACCGCATCCGGGTGGTCGGCGTCGAACCGATCGCTCCGGGGGTCGTCTCCATCCACATGGCCGGCCGGGACCTCGACGCACTCGGCGCGCACGGCGGCCAGTACGGCGTCTGGCGCTTCTGGAGCCGGCAGACCTGGTGGCACGCCCACCCGGTGTCGTTCTCCGCGGTCCCGAGCCGGAACGGCGCCCGCATCACGGTGCGCGACCTCGGCGCGGGGTCCGCGCGGCTCGGCCGCATCCGCCCGGGCACGGCCGTCTCGCTCGAGGGGCCGTACGGGCTCTTCACGAAGCAGGCCCGGTCCGCGCCGAAGCTCGCGCTCGTGGCCTCGGGCATCGGCATCACCCCGATCCGCGCCCTGCTCGAGGACGCCGACCTGCGTCCGGGCGAGGCGACGGTGCTCCTCCGTGGCTCCGACAGCGACCAGCAGTACCTGTGGGAGGAGACCGCCGAGCTCGCCCGTCGCACCGGCAGTCGTGTGTACGGCATGGTCGGGCCGCGTGCCGGGTCGGCCGAGAGCTGGATGACCGAGGACGACCTGCGTCGCGGGGTGCACCTGCGGAGCGTGTTCCCCGACCTGCTCGACTCCGACCTGTACGTCTGCGGCCCGCAGGTCTGGACGGACCTCGTCGTGGCCGAGGCCCGCGCGGCCGGCGTCCCCGAGCACCGCATCCACCAGGAACGGTTCGCCTCGTGACCGCGGTGCGGACCCGCGGGGTCGTCATCGGCGCGCTGTCCTCCGTCGCGGTGCTCGCCATCGGGTGGCAGCTCGGCGGCCAGCCCGCCCAGGTCGCCGCATCGGGCACCACGGCCGGGACGAACGCCGGCACCACGAGCGGCACGGGAACCGCCGGGACCGGCGGGAGCGCCACGGCCGGCGGGAGCACCGGGACCGGCGGCACGACTGCGACCAGCCCGGCCACCACCGCCCCGTCCGCCGGCGGCAGCACGTCCGGTGGCAGCAGCGCGTCCGGCACGTTCACCGGCACCGCCGCCGCGACCCGCTACGGCCCCGTGCAGGTCCAGGTGACCGTCAGCGGAGGGAAGCTGACCGACGTCCAGGCCCTGCAGCTGACGAACCGGGACGGCCGGTCGGTGGCGATCAGCCAGCAGGCCGCGCCGATCCTCCGACAGGAGGCCCTGCAGGCGCAGTCCGCGACGATCCAGGCGGTCAGCGGCGCGACCTACACGAGCGAGGGCTACACGACCTCGCTGCAGTCCGCCCTCGACCAGGCGGGCCTGTGAGCCGCGTCGACGGTCCCGCGGCCGAGACCGCCGTGCGGACCTTCGAGACGATGGGCACGGTCGTCAGCCTCCGCGGCGCCGACACCCCGACCGCCCTGGCCGTCCGGGACGTCTTCGTCGCGTACGACCGGCGGTACAGCCTGTACGACCCGGACTCCGACCTCAGCCGCATCGCCGCCGGGACGCTCCGGCTCGCGGACGCGCCGCAGGAGGTGCGCGACACCTACGCGCTCGCCCTCGAATGGCGCGAGCGCACGCACGGTGCCTTCACCCCGCACCGGCCGGACCGCGTGCTCGACCTGTCCGGGGTCGTGAAGGCCCTCGCGATCCGCGACGCCGGTGCCGTCCTCGACGGCTCGTTGCGTCCGGCAGCCGATGCAGGTGGCAGGGCGGGGTCCGCCGCTTGGATGCTCGCGGCCGGCGGCGACGTGCTCGCGCGGGGGACCTGTGGGGACGATCCCTGGCAGGTCGGCATCGTCGACCCGCTCGACCGCGAGCGGGTCGTCGGCGTGGTCCCGCTCGGTGACGACCGTCGGGCGGTCGCGACCTCCGGCACGGCCGAGCGCGGCGAGCACGTCTGGCGCCGGGCCGACCCGGTGTTCCGGCAGGTCACCGTCGTCGCGCCGGACGTCGTCACCGCGGACGTCCTGGCCACCGCGGTCCTCGCGGGCGACGAGCAGGACCTCGCCGCGGTGACCGCCGACGGCTCGGTCGACGTCCTGGCCTTCGGGGTGGACGGCTGTGTGTGGGCGACCCCCGGCGCCTCCGCGTACGTCACCGGGGCCGAAGCCTGACCGACGGCGCTGCCCGAGAGGCTTCCGTCGCGGGCCCTGACCTGCCAGCATGGTGCCCACCGGACGACGACGTCCGCCCGACCCGGAGGGAACCACCCGTGTCCGTCACGCTCAACCCGTACATCGGCTTCCGCGACCAGGCCCGCGACGCCCTCGGTGTGGCCGTTCACGCTGAGTTGCGTAGAAGTGGTCACGCTTTCTTGCCGTAACTAGTCGGCCGTCGAACTTCAGCTACCGCTTCGTTTGGCTGTCCGCTTGGTCGGCGGGCGGGGTAGTTCCAGGCGTCCAGCGCTGTGAAGGGCTAGGAGTAGCAAGCCGATGATGAGTGGGACGGCGAGGATGGTGACGGAACCACTGTCACCGACGTACCCGCGAAGCCTATTGAAGCTGAGCGCCCCGACGTACGGCACCAGGCTCAGCACGATCGTGAAGGCAGGACGCCAGTAGCGGGCGAGAGCCAGCCCGATCGCTACGAGCTCGAGGACGCCCGTTGCGTACCAGGCATAGAGGTTTCCGTTCCAGATCGATCGGCTGTAGAGCCACTCGGTGAAGTCGCTCGTCGAGGCGTAGCTGAGCGCACCGAGCAGCGCCCAGCCAACAGTCGCGGCTGCGGTGTGATGCGACCGGTGCGGCCGGCCTATCGCCGCAACGGCAGCACACATGCTGAGCAGGAACAGTGTCGCTCGATCGACGCTCCACACTCCGGACGGGGAGGCGAAGAAGTACGGCGACACCCCAGCGAGCAGCATCAGGATGAACAGCGTTGCCCTCCCGATCGCCCACCGCCCGGTCAGCGCCGCCAGGAGCGCGATGATCCAGAGCGCGGCGAACGCGAAGCCGGTGTCCCGGAACGGTCCGACCTGGACCATCAGTCCCGGAGTCGGGTTGCTGCGGATCCACGGAGACCAACTCGTGAAGACGAACTCGGCCAGGGCCAGGCCGGCCCCCATCGCGAGCGCGACGGTGCTCGCGGCGTTCCGAACCTCTGGAACGACGACACGGTCGAGGCGGGCCTCGAGCCCGTGCTCGGCGATCGCCCAGCGCTCCTTGAACGTTGGATGCGCACGGCTTTGACCGTCGGCGACGTCGAGGAGCGTTCCCAGGAAGGCTTCGCCGTGCGCCGCCCTCCAGGAGCGGGGATACCAGGCGAGGAGGCGACGGTACCGGTGCTCCATTGCGCTGGTCATGCTTCAACCGCCCGACCGGAGACCACGGCCGGTCGACGGAGGCCAGCTTCGAGAGCTCGTACCTTGAGCGCGAGGCGCTGGGTTTCGTCCTCCAAGCGCTGCGTTCCCGCTGAGGTAAGCGTGTAGTAGCGCCGGAGACGCCCCCCAACGACCTCGTCTCCGGCGCCTTCCACCAGACCGTCTGACTCGAGCCGTTCCAGTGTTTTGTAGAGCGTCGTCACTGCGAGCGTGACATTGCCCGCGGAAAGCTCGGCGACGGACTGAATGATCCCGTAACCGTGGGCCCGACCACGAGCGAGTGTGGTCAGGACCCAGAACGCCGGCTCCCGCAGTTCGGCTGTGCTCATACATCGAGCATATACCCGTATCGGGGGTATTACTAGGGCGAAAGCATCCAACTCGTGAACGGTCGTTCACGAGACGCGCGCTGGCCTTGGCGCGGAATCGGCGCGCCGCTGTCTCGTGATCCGTGTCCGTGATCTATGTACCGAACCCGGCGTTCGCGTTACAGTTCCCGCATGGCATCGGTCGGATACGCGCGAGTCTCGACGCGAGAGCAGCATGCCGAGGGGCAGACCGACGTCCTCGACGCCTCCGGCTGCGAGAAGGTGTTCGTCGACTACGCCTCCGGCACGCTCGCGACGAGGCCGGCGCTGACCGAAGCACTCGGCTACCTTCGCCGCGGTGACACGCTCGTGGTGACGAAGCTCGACCGCCTGGGACGGTCGGTGAAGAACTTGAAGCAGATCGCCGACGAGCTCCACGACCGCGGCGTCGGTCTCCGCGCGCTGTCGCAGGGCATCGACACCACGACACCGGGCGGGCGGTTGTTCTTCCACA
The Curtobacterium citreum genome window above contains:
- a CDS encoding ferredoxin reductase family protein produces the protein MIDTARPTTRRTPLDRPPAPEPLPVAAERRRAATRRRLRGVDLLTVLTWLSAAVAVTLWLATPGSHTVAGIGGWLEAGGIVAGLIGTDLVLVMLVLAARVPVIDRLIGQDVAIAHHRALGKPVLYLLLAHGALLTLGYGIGDGTGPIAETVALFGSQDMPLAYLSIGLFVVVVGTSIVAVRRRLPYEAWHVIHLLSYAAVLVAFPHMTTGSVLGAGSWQRAYWIALYVAAFGLVALYRFVLPVVVTFRHRIRVVGVEPIAPGVVSIHMAGRDLDALGAHGGQYGVWRFWSRQTWWHAHPVSFSAVPSRNGARITVRDLGAGSARLGRIRPGTAVSLEGPYGLFTKQARSAPKLALVASGIGITPIRALLEDADLRPGEATVLLRGSDSDQQYLWEETAELARRTGSRVYGMVGPRAGSAESWMTEDDLRRGVHLRSVFPDLLDSDLYVCGPQVWTDLVVAEARAAGVPEHRIHQERFAS
- a CDS encoding FMN-binding protein, which translates into the protein MTAVRTRGVVIGALSSVAVLAIGWQLGGQPAQVAASGTTAGTNAGTTSGTGTAGTGGSATAGGSTGTGGTTATSPATTAPSAGGSTSGGSSASGTFTGTAAATRYGPVQVQVTVSGGKLTDVQALQLTNRDGRSVAISQQAAPILRQEALQAQSATIQAVSGATYTSEGYTTSLQSALDQAGL
- a CDS encoding FAD:protein FMN transferase encodes the protein MSRVDGPAAETAVRTFETMGTVVSLRGADTPTALAVRDVFVAYDRRYSLYDPDSDLSRIAAGTLRLADAPQEVRDTYALALEWRERTHGAFTPHRPDRVLDLSGVVKALAIRDAGAVLDGSLRPAADAGGRAGSAAWMLAAGGDVLARGTCGDDPWQVGIVDPLDRERVVGVVPLGDDRRAVATSGTAERGEHVWRRADPVFRQVTVVAPDVVTADVLATAVLAGDEQDLAAVTADGSVDVLAFGVDGCVWATPGASAYVTGAEA
- a CDS encoding PadR family transcriptional regulator: MSTAELREPAFWVLTTLARGRAHGYGIIQSVAELSAGNVTLAVTTLYKTLERLESDGLVEGAGDEVVGGRLRRYYTLTSAGTQRLEDETQRLALKVRALEAGLRRPAVVSGRAVEA
- a CDS encoding recombinase family protein — encoded protein: MASVGYARVSTREQHAEGQTDVLDASGCEKVFVDYASGTLATRPALTEALGYLRRGDTLVVTKLDRLGRSVKNLKQIADELHDRGVGLRALSQGIDTTTPGGRLFFHMLAAIAEFEHDLIVERTHDGLAAARARGRSGGPKFKMTANKIRQARAMYNAGGHTVQEIADTFGVSRPTIYRHLQGDAAGATSPM